One stretch of Macrotis lagotis isolate mMagLag1 chromosome 7, bilby.v1.9.chrom.fasta, whole genome shotgun sequence DNA includes these proteins:
- the KEL gene encoding kell blood group glycoprotein isoform X6: MDTEAIDASGAEPLTQVIEELGGWNITGNWTLPDFNHTLKLLMSQYGSFPFFKAYLRPQSRPPHMPVIQIVQPEFQIPFRPDQKNYLEILRAYLSYLKQLGTFLGGDQMVLLEHVSVSISISSNLLAAKSLDQRKREGKLFQETTIAQLQEVAPSIDWLSCLRAIFSPMTLNSSQSVMVDDLEYIRGMSQVIGQITRSYLQSHMILGLVSTLIPALDSNFQNAQRNLRQRLQELAGQPPSAFNIPRWKKCIEETGTFFEPTLGAMFVQETFSHGSRDAATQLFSEIQNALSRHLIRLPWMDEGSQREVQVKLSQIKVEMGASEKILKPDPVKQDYHNIKFGPSFLQTFLSCSRSLRERTMRSFLGPPHSHSWKVPPWEVNAYYSMSDNVVVFPAGLLQPPLFYPDYPSAVNFGAAGSMMAHELMHIINQYLVPGGCPACDIPTLHGELLCLQQHYESLSLPAGSTFNSSHTLLENAADTGALVIAMQAYRKWQQKHTGETILPRLGLSPYQLFYQSYAQVMCGSPKLQNTQDLHSPPILRVHGPLSNTPTFARYFNCPRGTPMNPGNHCQLW, translated from the exons ATGGATACAGAAGCAATTGATGCTTCAGGGGCAGAGCCCCTCACACAGGTCATTGAAGAG CTGGGAGGCTGGAATATCACAGGTAACTGGACACTCCCTGACTTTAACCACACTTTGAAGTTGTTAATGAGTCAGTATGGCAGTTTCCCATTCTTCAAAGCTTACCTGAGACCTCAATCAAGACCTCCACACATGCCTGTCATTCAG ATTGTGCAACCGGAGTTTCAGATACCTTTTCGACCTGATCAGAAGAACTACCTTGAG ATATTGAGGGCATACCTGTCATACCTAAAACAACTAGGAACCTTCCTGGGGGGAGACCAAATGGTTCTGTTGGAGCATGTCTCTGTATCCATAAGCATAAGTTCAAATCTCTTGGCTGCAAAATCCCTGGaccagaggaagagagagggcaAACTCTTCCAAGAGACTACCATTGCCCAGCTGCAG GAAGTGGCCCCTTCCATTGATTGGCTGTCTTGTTTGCGAGCAATATTCTCCCCAATGACCCTCAACTCCTCTCAGTCCGTCATGGTTGATGACTTGGAATACATACGAGGCATGTCCCAGGTGATAGGACAGATCACCAG aagCTACCTTCAAAGCCACATGATCCTAGGGCTGGTCTCAACACTCATCCCTGCCTTAGACAGTAACTTCCAGAATGCACAGAGGAATCTGAGACAGAGACTTCAGGAACTGGCAGGACAACCTCCTTCT GCATTCAACATTCCTCGGTGGAAGAAATGCATTGAGGAGACAGGGACCTTCTTTGAGCCTACACTGGGAGCAATGTTTGTTCAGGAAACCTTCAGCCATGGCAGCAGAGATGCT GCCACTCAACTTTTCTCTGAGATCCAAAATGCCTTGAGCAGACACCTGATAAGACTTCCCTGGATGgatgaaggaagtcagagagaaGTCCAGGTCAAG TTATCCCAGATAAAAGTAGAAATGGGGGCCTCAGAGAAGATATTGAAACCTGATCCTGTCAAACAAGACTACCATAAT ATCAAATTTGGCCCCAGTTTCCTTCAGACATTCCTGAGTTGTTCCAGATCCCTCCGAGAAAGGACCATGAGAAGCTTTCTGGGGCCTCCCCACAGTCACAG TTGGAAGGTACCCCCTTGGGAGGTCAATGCCTATTACTCCATGTCTGATAATGTGGTTGTTTTTCCTGCTGGCCTCCTACAGCCTCCATTATTCTACCCTGATTATCCAAG TGCTGTGAACTTTGGAGCTGCAGGCAGTATGATGGCCCATGAATTAATGCATATCATCAACCAGTACT TGGTCCCAGGAGGCTGCCCAGCCTGTGATATCCCCACCCTGCATGGGGAGCTACTCTGCTTGCAACAACACTATGAGTCCCTGTCACTGCCAGCGGGGAGTACATTCAATAGCTCCCACACCCTTTTGGAGAATGCTGCTGATACAGGTGCACTGGTTATTGCAATGCAG GCATACAGGAAGTGGCAACAGAAGCATACTGGAGAGACCATCCTTCCTAGATTAGGCCTCAGCCCCTATCAACTCTTCTATCAAAGCTATGCTCAG GTTATGTGTGGCAGTCCCAAACTTCAGAATACTCAAGACCTCCATAGCCCTCCTATCCTTCGAGTCCATGGACCACTCAGCAATACCCCAACCTTTGCCAGATACTTCAACTGCCCCAGGGGTACCCCTATGAACCCTGGTAACCACTGTCAACTCTGGTGA